In Streptomyces sp. ML-6, the genomic stretch CGCTGTCCGCGCTGCACCCGTACTACACGATCGGCAAGCAGATCGTGGAGGCGTACCGGGTCCACCACCCCGTGGACAAGAAGACCGCCCGCAAACGGGCGGTGGAGATGCTCGACCGGGTCGGCATCCCGCAGCCCGACAAGCGCGTCGACAGCTACCCGCACGAGTTCTCCGGCGGCATGCGCCAGCGCGCGATGATCGCCATGTCGCTGGTCAACAACCCCGAACTGCTGATCGCCGACGAGCCGACGACCGCCCTGGACGTGACCGTCCAGGCGCAGATCCTCGACCTGATCCGGGACCTGCAGAAGGAGTTCGGCTCCGCCGTCATCATCATCACCCACGACCTGGGCGTCGTGGCCGAGCTCGCCGATGACATCCTCGTGATGTACGGCGGACGCTGCGTCGAGCGCGGACCGGCCGAGAAGGTGTTCTACGAGCCCCGGCACCCCTACACCTGGGGCCTGCTGGGCTCGATGCCGCGCCTCGACCGCGACCAGACCGACCGGCTCATCCCGGTCAAGGGTTCCCCGCCGTCGCTCATCAACATCCCGTCGGGCTGCGCCTTCAACCCGCGCTGCCCGTACGCGGACGTGCCCAAGGACGACGTCACCCGCACCGTACGGCCCGAGCTGCAGGAGGTCGGCAGCCGGCACTGGGCGGCCTGCCACATGTCGCAGGAGCAGCGGGAGCGTATCTGGACCGAAGAGATTGCGCCCAAGCTGTGAGCGAGGAAAAGGCCGTGACGAGCGAGGACAAGGGCGTGGACGTTCCGGCGCAGAGGTCTGCCGGGAACGGGACGCCGGCCGGGGACGCCGCCTCCCGCGAGGTGCTGCTCAAGGTGACCGGGCTGCAGAAGCACTTCCCCCTCAAGAAGGGGATGCTGCAGCGCACCACCGGTGCCGTGAAGGCCGTCGACGGGATCGACTTCGAGGTGCACTCGGGCGAGACCCTGGGCGTCGTCGGCGAGTCCGGCTGCGGCAAGTCGACGATGGGCCGGCTGATCACCCGGCTGCTCGAACCCACCGCGGGGAAGATCGAGTTCGAGGGGAGGGACATCACGCACCTCGGCGTCGGCGGCATGCGTCCGATGCGCCGGGACATGCAGATGATCTTCCAGGACCCGTACTCCTCGCTGAACCCCCGGCACACGATCGGCACGATCGTGGGCGCCCCCTTCAAGCTCCAGGGCGTCACGCCCGAGGGCGGCGTCAAGAAGGAGGTGCAGCGGCTGCTGGAGGTGGTGGGCCTCAACCCCGAGCACTACAACCGCTACCCGCACGAGTTCTCCGGCGGTCAGCGCCAGCGCATCGGGATCGCCCGCGCGCTCGCGCTCAAGCCGAAGCTGGTCGTGGCGGACGAGCCGGTGTCGGCGCTGGACGTGTCGATCCAGGCACAGGTGGTGAACCTGCTCGACGACCTTCAGCGCGAGCTGGGCCTCACGTACGTGATCATCGCCCACGACCTGTCGGTCGTCCGGCACGTCTCGGACCGGATCGCGGTGATGTACCTCGGCAAGGTCGTGGAGCTGGCCGACCGCGAGTCGCTCTACAAGGCGCCGATGCACCCGTACACCAAGGCGCTGCTCTCGGCGGTCCCGATCCCGGACCCCAAGCGGCGGTCGGCCAAGAGCGAGCGCATCCTGCTCAAGGGCGACGTGCCGTCGCCGATCGCACCGCCCAGCGGCTGCCGGTTCCACACCCGGTGCTGGAAGGCCACGGAGGTCTGCAAGACGCAGGAGCCCCCGCTGGCCGCGCTGAAGACCGGGCACCAGGTGGCCTGCCACCACCCGGAGAACGCGCCCGACCAGGTGCCCGGCGAGGAGGTGACGGCCCAGGCGCGCGAGGCCATCGAGATCGTCGAGGTGCGCAGGGCCGCGGCGGACGAGCCGGAGTCGGAGTCCGAGTCCGGTGGTGGGGCCGCGGCGGACGAGGCCGATCCCGGTACCGGGGCGGACAGTGGTACCACATCGTCCGATACGCCGGAGGACAACCCCAAGGAGTAGTACCGGCACAATTGCCCGGTGCTCAACGAACTGTTCACGCCCTCCGTCCAGCATGCGCTCGACATCGCCGGAATCTTCGTCTTCGCGATCTCCGGCGCTCTGCTCGCCGTACGCAAGAACTTCGATGTCTTCGGCATCGCGGTGCTCGCCGAGGTGACCGCGCTGGGCGGGGGGCTGTTCCGTGACATCGTCATCGGGGCGATCCCGCCCGCGGCGTTCACGGATCTCGGCTACTTCACCACCCCGCTCCTCGCCGCCGCCCTGGTGTTCTTCCTGCATCCGCACGTCGAGCGGATCCAGGTGGGGGTCAACGTCTTCGACGCGGCGGGCCTCGGGCTGTTCTGCGTGACGGGCACGGTCAAGGCGTACGACTACGGGCTCGGCCTCACCGCGTCGGCGACGCTCGGGCTGGCCACCGCGGTCGGCGGCGGGGTGCTGCGCGACGTACTGGCCAACGAGGTGCCCTCGCTGCTGCGCTGGGACCGCGACCTGTACGCGGTGCCCGCGATGGTCGGCGCCATGATGATCGTCCTGTGCATCCGCTTCGGCGCGCTCAACGCGTTCACCAGCGGCACCGCGGTGATCGTCGCCTTCGTGCTGCGGCTGCTGGCGATGCGCTACCACTGGCGGGCCCCGCGCGCCTACAACCGGAAGTCCGCGAGGGCCGAGGAGGGCTCCGCGACCGCCTGAGGCGGGCCGTGCGGGATCCGGACCAGGACCGTGCCGGAGCCGGACCCGGACCGTGCCGGGCCCGGGCCGCCCTTTTCCGGTCATAAAAAGCTACCGCTCAGTAATGAAATCGGTGTACGGTGCGTCGCATGGCACAGGCAGCAGAGCAGGCGGCACGGACCGCGCAGGCGACCATCGGGGACAGCGAGTTCGATCGCGACACCGCCGTCACCCTCCGGGAAGAGGGCGTCTACGACGCCGAACTCTCCGCGGGCTGGACGATCATCCACGCCGTCAACGGCGGCTATCTGCTCGCCATGCTGGGCCGCGCGCTCGGCGAGGCCCTGCCGCACCCGGACCCCTTCTCCGTCTCCGCGCACTACCTCACCGCGTCCGTCCCCGGCCCCGCGGTGATCCGGACCCAGACCGTCCGTACCGGCCG encodes the following:
- a CDS encoding ABC transporter ATP-binding protein, which produces MTELNKSGAALGEPTRAGSSAPSAFLEVRDLRVHFPTDDGLVKSVDGLSFQLEKGKTLGIVGESGSGKSVTSLGIMGLHTAGQYGKRKAQVSGEIWLDGKELLSADPDEVRRLRGREMAMIFQDPLSALHPYYTIGKQIVEAYRVHHPVDKKTARKRAVEMLDRVGIPQPDKRVDSYPHEFSGGMRQRAMIAMSLVNNPELLIADEPTTALDVTVQAQILDLIRDLQKEFGSAVIIITHDLGVVAELADDILVMYGGRCVERGPAEKVFYEPRHPYTWGLLGSMPRLDRDQTDRLIPVKGSPPSLINIPSGCAFNPRCPYADVPKDDVTRTVRPELQEVGSRHWAACHMSQEQRERIWTEEIAPKL
- a CDS encoding dipeptide ABC transporter ATP-binding protein, yielding MTSEDKGVDVPAQRSAGNGTPAGDAASREVLLKVTGLQKHFPLKKGMLQRTTGAVKAVDGIDFEVHSGETLGVVGESGCGKSTMGRLITRLLEPTAGKIEFEGRDITHLGVGGMRPMRRDMQMIFQDPYSSLNPRHTIGTIVGAPFKLQGVTPEGGVKKEVQRLLEVVGLNPEHYNRYPHEFSGGQRQRIGIARALALKPKLVVADEPVSALDVSIQAQVVNLLDDLQRELGLTYVIIAHDLSVVRHVSDRIAVMYLGKVVELADRESLYKAPMHPYTKALLSAVPIPDPKRRSAKSERILLKGDVPSPIAPPSGCRFHTRCWKATEVCKTQEPPLAALKTGHQVACHHPENAPDQVPGEEVTAQAREAIEIVEVRRAAADEPESESESGGGAAADEADPGTGADSGTTSSDTPEDNPKE
- a CDS encoding trimeric intracellular cation channel family protein, with product MLNELFTPSVQHALDIAGIFVFAISGALLAVRKNFDVFGIAVLAEVTALGGGLFRDIVIGAIPPAAFTDLGYFTTPLLAAALVFFLHPHVERIQVGVNVFDAAGLGLFCVTGTVKAYDYGLGLTASATLGLATAVGGGVLRDVLANEVPSLLRWDRDLYAVPAMVGAMMIVLCIRFGALNAFTSGTAVIVAFVLRLLAMRYHWRAPRAYNRKSARAEEGSATA